The following proteins are co-located in the Pyrococcus abyssi GE5 genome:
- a CDS encoding AAA family ATPase, whose product MNGHEFLTLLKKEIHKAVVGKDDVIELLAIALLSEGHVIIEGIPGVAKTTIAKNFAQALGLKFSRIQLTPDLFPADIIGTVYYDQLDGNWKIKKGPIFANVILADEINRAQPKTQSALLEAMQERQVTIEGRTYKLERPFLLIATKNPLEFEGVYNLPEAQLDRFMLQIKVGYPSKEEELEMLKRKDKGLFSEAKRVFSRDQIIKMIELARRVRISDEVLEYLYEIINLTRVDKRLLVGASPRAAEHLLYASKAKAFLEGRDYVIPDDIKSLAVPVLAHRLLVKAEYEVEGITGERVVREILNKVEVPV is encoded by the coding sequence ATGAATGGGCATGAATTTTTGACACTCCTAAAAAAGGAAATTCATAAGGCCGTTGTTGGGAAGGATGATGTAATAGAATTATTAGCAATAGCCCTGTTATCTGAAGGTCACGTAATTATAGAGGGCATTCCAGGGGTTGCTAAGACAACTATAGCTAAGAACTTTGCCCAAGCTTTGGGCCTCAAGTTTTCTAGAATACAGCTTACCCCAGATCTCTTCCCTGCCGACATAATCGGAACGGTATATTATGATCAACTTGATGGAAATTGGAAGATCAAGAAGGGGCCAATTTTTGCAAACGTGATACTGGCGGATGAAATTAACAGGGCCCAACCGAAAACTCAATCAGCCTTGTTAGAGGCGATGCAAGAGAGACAGGTTACAATTGAGGGAAGAACCTATAAGCTAGAGAGACCATTCTTGCTTATTGCTACTAAGAACCCATTAGAATTCGAGGGGGTCTACAATCTACCAGAGGCTCAGCTCGACAGGTTTATGTTGCAAATCAAAGTTGGTTATCCCTCTAAGGAGGAGGAGCTTGAAATGTTGAAAAGAAAGGATAAAGGGCTATTTTCCGAAGCAAAGAGGGTGTTTTCTAGGGATCAGATTATAAAAATGATAGAGTTGGCTAGGAGGGTTAGAATAAGCGATGAAGTGCTGGAGTATCTGTACGAGATAATAAACTTAACCAGAGTGGACAAGAGGCTATTAGTTGGAGCTTCCCCAAGGGCAGCCGAACATCTATTATACGCATCGAAAGCCAAGGCATTCCTAGAAGGAAGGGATTATGTGATTCCGGATGACATAAAATCCCTAGCTGTTCCAGTTTTAGCGCATAGATTGCTAGTTAAGGCTGAATATGAAGTTGAGGGGATAACTGGTGAGAGAGTGGTGAGGGAGATCTTAAATAAAGTAGAGGTGCCTGTATGA
- a CDS encoding NAD-dependent epimerase/dehydratase family protein, with the protein MKVLVTGGAGFIGSHLVDRLMEDGYEVRVLDDLSAGSLENLNRWLENENFEFIRGDMRDYKIVKEAVDDVEVVFHLAANPEVRISSQSPELLYETNVLITYNLLQAIRESNVKFLVFTSSSTVYGDANVLPTPESYGPLEPISVYGGAKLAAEALISGYAHIFGFRALIFRLANIIGKRSNHGVIYDFINKLKRNPNELEILGDGKQRKSYLHVSDTINGILHIFEYFKRQNKIFDVYNLGNEDWITVKEIAEIVSEEMGLSPKFKFTGGVDGGRGWKGDVKFMLLSIEKAKKTGWRPKMNSYEAVRRTVRELLGVL; encoded by the coding sequence GTGAAAGTTCTGGTGACTGGAGGTGCTGGCTTCATAGGTTCTCACTTGGTCGACAGGTTGATGGAAGATGGATACGAGGTTAGGGTTCTCGATGACCTTAGTGCTGGTAGCCTTGAAAATTTGAATAGATGGCTTGAAAACGAAAATTTTGAATTCATAAGGGGTGACATGAGGGACTATAAGATAGTGAAGGAAGCAGTTGATGACGTCGAGGTTGTTTTCCACTTAGCAGCGAACCCTGAAGTTAGAATTAGCTCTCAAAGTCCAGAGTTGCTTTACGAGACGAACGTCCTAATAACGTACAACCTACTTCAGGCCATTAGGGAGTCAAACGTGAAGTTCCTCGTCTTCACGAGTTCTTCCACCGTTTACGGAGATGCGAATGTTCTTCCAACCCCAGAGAGCTATGGTCCTTTGGAACCTATAAGCGTCTATGGTGGAGCAAAATTGGCCGCTGAAGCTTTAATAAGTGGTTACGCCCATATATTCGGTTTCAGGGCCCTAATCTTTAGGTTAGCAAATATAATTGGGAAAAGATCAAATCATGGCGTAATCTATGATTTCATAAACAAGTTAAAGAGAAATCCAAATGAGCTTGAAATACTCGGGGATGGGAAGCAGAGGAAGAGCTATCTTCACGTTAGCGATACCATAAACGGTATCCTTCACATCTTCGAATATTTCAAAAGGCAGAACAAAATCTTCGACGTCTACAACTTGGGAAACGAGGATTGGATAACTGTCAAGGAAATAGCGGAGATAGTAAGTGAGGAGATGGGACTTTCTCCGAAGTTCAAGTTTACTGGGGGAGTCGATGGTGGAAGGGGCTGGAAAGGTGATGTGAAGTTCATGCTTCTTAGCATAGAGAAGGCCAAGAAAACTGGATGGAGGCCAAAGATGAACAGTTACGAAGCTGTTAGAAGAACCGTGAGGGAGTTGCTGGGGGTGTTGTGA
- a CDS encoding Ig-like domain repeat protein: protein MRRILISMLIITLMFPIVHGDPRTLKVEDVKMSDKGLYEFFSYILDLASESLDQIIEQSNSTSYIELSRILNKTRDEAYIYKSRGIETKVLDVLPPFLKLSEGIGNILKGRSSFLMYYSMFKNNEMPELITAMEESLIIMDDGIKEAKLALIRISKIEFSGAGKLDVNDILEKLNKLERESSYYHKILERLKSRVTYPRKGLILFVSNANPYVLENVTFYGFAKNASSVQILINGSILKANVDNGFFSVNYSFPLPGIYSAVAKSGNLTSNTVIINVSKRKTVFVVPSEVYGRIGETVVISGFLRDNLGYGVPGKEIVIDYKGKATKLITGENGNFSIKVKESEWGSYKLFLVFRGDEIYEGSYSEVNVIFLRLPVTLKISGKDKVRIGEEITIKGYTSVPGIPLNVIVDGKLNKTIYSTGNSFSFTLVFKDRGRHEIMVSFSGDSTYSPATSNKLVITVYALSESEISIILGTLVVVLLLLLFGVPRRRKLSILDQAGIEALKDFIKKESTPRSLGVREWYRKIYYKLIEVNKLPRSTTPRELASIMNEEPLRYATYIHEKAVYGMKKLSNSEIVSFLKAVSRVLLNIIFGEGV from the coding sequence ATGAGGAGAATTCTTATTTCAATGCTGATAATCACGTTAATGTTTCCAATTGTTCATGGCGATCCAAGAACTTTAAAAGTTGAAGACGTTAAAATGAGTGATAAAGGATTATACGAGTTTTTTTCCTATATATTAGATCTAGCTTCGGAGAGTTTGGATCAAATTATTGAGCAATCGAATTCCACATCATATATTGAGCTCTCAAGGATTCTAAATAAAACTAGGGATGAAGCTTACATCTATAAATCAAGAGGTATCGAAACTAAAGTTCTGGACGTTCTACCTCCATTCTTAAAACTTAGCGAGGGGATTGGTAACATATTAAAAGGAAGATCTAGCTTTTTGATGTATTATTCGATGTTTAAAAATAATGAGATGCCTGAGTTAATAACTGCAATGGAAGAATCTCTGATTATCATGGATGATGGGATAAAGGAAGCAAAACTCGCCTTAATTAGGATCTCAAAGATCGAGTTTAGTGGGGCTGGAAAATTAGATGTTAATGATATCCTAGAGAAGTTAAATAAGCTTGAAAGAGAGAGCTCATACTATCATAAAATCTTGGAAAGATTAAAGTCAAGGGTTACATATCCTCGAAAAGGCCTTATCTTGTTTGTATCAAATGCTAACCCCTACGTCCTTGAAAACGTGACCTTCTATGGTTTCGCAAAGAACGCAAGTTCTGTTCAGATACTAATAAATGGATCAATTCTGAAGGCAAACGTTGATAATGGATTTTTCTCTGTCAATTACTCTTTTCCTCTCCCAGGAATATATTCGGCAGTTGCGAAGTCGGGAAATTTGACTTCAAATACCGTGATTATAAACGTTTCAAAGAGAAAAACAGTGTTCGTTGTACCGAGTGAAGTCTATGGTAGAATCGGGGAAACAGTAGTTATCTCGGGTTTTCTAAGAGATAACTTGGGTTATGGAGTGCCAGGAAAAGAAATTGTAATAGACTATAAGGGAAAAGCTACTAAGTTAATAACTGGAGAAAACGGAAACTTCTCTATTAAGGTTAAAGAATCAGAATGGGGTTCATATAAGCTGTTTTTAGTGTTCAGGGGAGATGAAATATATGAAGGCTCTTATTCTGAGGTTAATGTGATTTTCCTTAGACTTCCGGTTACACTAAAAATATCAGGGAAGGATAAGGTTAGGATTGGGGAGGAAATTACGATCAAAGGCTACACTAGTGTTCCTGGGATACCCCTAAACGTTATTGTGGATGGAAAGTTAAACAAAACGATATATTCAACTGGGAATTCCTTTTCATTTACCCTCGTATTTAAAGATAGGGGAAGGCATGAAATAATGGTTTCCTTCTCGGGAGATTCTACGTATTCTCCAGCTACTTCAAACAAGCTGGTAATTACGGTTTATGCCTTAAGTGAATCTGAAATCTCGATAATCCTGGGAACTCTTGTAGTTGTGCTCTTACTCCTGCTCTTTGGTGTACCTCGCAGAAGGAAACTTAGTATCTTGGATCAAGCAGGCATTGAAGCTTTGAAAGATTTCATAAAGAAGGAAAGCACTCCCAGGAGTCTGGGGGTGAGGGAGTGGTACAGGAAGATCTACTATAAACTTATTGAAGTGAATAAGCTTCCAAGGAGCACGACTCCAAGGGAACTTGCTAGTATAATGAACGAGGAACCATTGAGGTACGCAACGTACATTCACGAGAAGGCCGTTTATGGCATGAAAAAGTTGAGCAATAGTGAGATAGTCTCTTTCCTTAAGGCCGTGAGTAGGGTTCTGCTCAATATAATTTTTGGTGAGGGGGTATGA
- a CDS encoding DUF4350 domain-containing protein, protein MRRVVYFTLLAIGVAFLIMPVSIPVILTNVEFSIFNTGWNGCSSFAKLLYQGGEIVPVFYPLNSVSLGEEGTLLIIGPDLSYSTFEIERIRSFVLNGGTLILIDDFGTGNEILSGLNLTVRFSKKVPISIFYFKDYRLPEVIYIDDPYLSVGVEKLILNVPSVLIGANGSAYTSRITLLGRNLKSYPILSEIRYGKGRIILFSDPSVFTNEMMTYNRKFVENFISKYVSYPVYIDEAHHSNFNPYHVGTVVIRRSLNKERVFYVTAFVAVIMLLVESGLAMNVILTIIEKLYNITLKLFGEVEEEDLGKVIEELEKKGFDRRILDRIIKEVKVAGGLENEWA, encoded by the coding sequence ATGAGGAGGGTAGTTTACTTTACCCTATTGGCCATTGGCGTGGCATTTCTAATAATGCCCGTTAGCATTCCTGTTATATTAACTAATGTAGAGTTTAGTATCTTTAACACCGGCTGGAATGGATGTTCAAGCTTTGCAAAGTTACTCTACCAGGGAGGCGAGATAGTTCCGGTGTTCTACCCCTTAAACTCAGTATCTCTAGGGGAAGAAGGGACATTGCTAATTATTGGGCCTGATTTATCATACTCAACTTTTGAAATTGAGAGGATTAGATCTTTCGTTTTGAACGGGGGAACATTGATACTGATAGATGACTTTGGAACGGGAAATGAAATACTCTCTGGTCTTAATCTAACCGTTAGGTTTTCAAAGAAAGTTCCCATTAGCATTTTCTATTTCAAGGACTATAGACTTCCCGAAGTGATATATATTGACGATCCCTATCTCTCTGTGGGTGTTGAAAAGTTAATACTTAATGTTCCTTCAGTTCTAATTGGGGCAAATGGTTCAGCCTACACTAGTAGGATAACGCTCCTCGGTAGAAATTTGAAGAGTTATCCTATATTGTCCGAAATACGATATGGAAAAGGGAGAATAATCTTGTTTTCTGACCCTTCCGTATTCACGAATGAGATGATGACCTATAATAGGAAGTTTGTTGAGAATTTCATCTCAAAGTACGTTTCTTATCCCGTTTACATTGATGAGGCTCACCACTCTAATTTCAATCCTTACCATGTTGGAACCGTCGTTATTAGAAGAAGTTTGAACAAAGAAAGGGTGTTCTACGTGACGGCATTTGTCGCGGTTATAATGTTGCTGGTGGAGAGCGGTTTAGCCATGAATGTCATATTGACGATAATTGAGAAGCTTTATAACATAACTTTAAAACTGTTTGGGGAGGTTGAAGAGGAAGATCTTGGGAAAGTCATCGAAGAACTTGAGAAAAAAGGATTTGACAGGAGAATACTCGATAGGATAATTAAAGAAGTTAAAGTAGCTGGAGGTTTGGAAAATGAATGGGCATGA
- a CDS encoding DUF58 domain-containing protein, protein MKRETYLWTLIVLGLLHSYLSASVFGALLSLSIFMYLYYSRMSFNPDIRSSLLVKRISLEEGKVGSVKISLENRGSPVYVNFKYQRIRLERGEKRIVTIPVLGKEKGIFDIDVDATVEDIFGIYEEKLKVGTITLEVLPSIDSIRKAAMEDYNIRLKEKYKKSLIGSLSLEIGGLREYYPGDDVRRIDWKASARLQKLIVREFLKEADADVYIVLDQSREMRKGKVDYASTLALYLATLLIRRGYKVGLIRYWESGFRKIDPGKGGAQLDKIRKELKFRRERGLLSTRLGVSRLGEKAIRFLKKVYPKGRGIREALLEIKTPSYIILISDLMTQTPLLYSLILMVRKKHKIIIVSPNPILFYRGELNKDTLLKLYERYVMREKNLKKFSSLVPVVDVGPSDYVKEVLRGLQ, encoded by the coding sequence ATGAAACGTGAGACTTATTTATGGACCCTAATAGTCTTAGGATTACTACATTCATACCTCTCGGCATCTGTTTTTGGAGCATTGCTCTCGCTCTCAATTTTCATGTACCTTTATTACTCTCGCATGTCCTTTAATCCCGATATAAGATCAAGCTTGCTCGTTAAGAGGATTTCATTAGAAGAAGGAAAAGTTGGAAGTGTAAAGATATCACTCGAAAATAGGGGTTCTCCAGTTTACGTGAATTTTAAATATCAAAGAATAAGACTCGAAAGGGGTGAAAAAAGGATAGTTACTATTCCCGTTCTTGGAAAGGAAAAGGGAATATTTGATATTGACGTTGATGCAACTGTTGAGGATATCTTTGGAATATATGAAGAGAAGCTTAAAGTCGGCACGATTACGCTGGAAGTTCTTCCTTCCATTGATTCAATAAGGAAAGCTGCCATGGAAGATTACAATATAAGGCTTAAAGAAAAGTACAAAAAAAGTTTGATAGGTTCCTTAAGTTTAGAAATTGGAGGATTAAGGGAGTACTACCCTGGAGACGACGTTAGGAGAATTGACTGGAAGGCTTCAGCTAGGCTTCAAAAGTTGATAGTTAGGGAATTCCTAAAAGAGGCCGATGCAGACGTGTACATAGTTCTAGACCAGAGTAGGGAAATGAGAAAGGGTAAGGTAGATTACGCTTCGACATTAGCCTTGTACTTGGCAACTCTCTTAATTAGGAGAGGATATAAGGTTGGTTTAATAAGGTACTGGGAGTCGGGATTTAGAAAGATAGATCCGGGTAAAGGAGGAGCACAGCTTGATAAGATTAGAAAAGAGTTAAAATTCAGGCGCGAGAGGGGCTTACTTAGTACTAGATTGGGTGTAAGTAGGCTGGGAGAAAAGGCTATTAGGTTCCTAAAGAAGGTATATCCAAAGGGTAGAGGGATAAGAGAGGCTCTACTTGAAATAAAAACGCCGTCTTACATAATCCTAATCTCAGATTTAATGACTCAAACACCCCTTTTGTATTCCCTAATCTTAATGGTAAGGAAAAAGCACAAGATAATCATAGTATCCCCGAATCCCATTCTATTCTATAGGGGGGAATTAAACAAGGACACTCTGTTAAAACTCTATGAGAGATACGTAATGAGGGAAAAGAACTTGAAAAAGTTCAGTTCCTTGGTTCCAGTGGTGGACGTTGGTCCGAGTGATTACGTTAAAGAGGTGCTGAGGGGATTGCAATGA
- a CDS encoding sugar phosphate nucleotidyltransferase yields the protein MKVLIMAGGYATRLWPLTKDKPKPLLPVGIKTILDFIMEKVLELNVDEVYISTNKFFEHKFKPYAEKYGVDLIIEDTYREEEKLGTIGAIKNALDSLGLDDYLIIAGDNIFSLSLRDFVSKFTGKPLIAVYDVGDLELAKRYGVVILEGNRVVKFIEKPQEPPSTLISTGIYALPRDVMGMIDEYLKYGNKDAPGYFIQWLIERGIEVYAYKFDDFWYDIGSADSYLESLKMLMKESYIGDIKVSPYSKIIPPVVILDGTRIEGRSIIGPFAYIGRNCLIENSDVSDSIIFDSTVIRNSTIWRSIIDEKCEIRNLELKKSIVGGHAKIQRGD from the coding sequence ATGAAAGTCCTAATAATGGCTGGAGGTTACGCAACGAGACTCTGGCCCCTAACCAAAGATAAGCCAAAGCCTCTCCTTCCCGTTGGAATAAAAACTATCCTTGACTTTATAATGGAGAAAGTCCTCGAGTTAAACGTCGATGAAGTATACATCTCGACGAACAAGTTCTTCGAGCATAAGTTCAAACCGTACGCTGAGAAGTACGGGGTCGACTTAATTATAGAGGACACGTACAGGGAAGAGGAGAAGCTTGGAACAATCGGGGCAATTAAGAATGCGTTGGATTCCCTAGGATTAGACGACTACTTGATAATAGCCGGAGATAACATATTCTCCCTATCGCTTAGGGACTTCGTCTCCAAATTTACCGGTAAACCTTTAATAGCAGTTTATGACGTCGGTGACCTTGAGCTCGCTAAGAGGTATGGAGTCGTAATCCTCGAAGGTAATAGGGTGGTAAAGTTCATAGAGAAGCCCCAGGAGCCACCTTCAACCTTAATCAGCACTGGAATATACGCCCTACCAAGGGACGTTATGGGAATGATAGATGAGTACTTGAAATACGGGAACAAGGACGCCCCAGGATACTTCATTCAATGGTTGATAGAGAGAGGGATCGAGGTTTACGCTTACAAATTTGATGACTTCTGGTACGATATAGGGTCGGCTGACAGCTATTTAGAAAGCTTGAAGATGCTAATGAAGGAAAGCTACATTGGTGATATAAAGGTCAGCCCATACTCGAAGATAATCCCACCTGTAGTTATTCTCGATGGAACCAGGATAGAAGGCAGGTCGATCATAGGACCCTTTGCTTACATAGGGAGGAACTGTTTAATAGAGAACTCCGACGTGAGTGATTCAATAATCTTTGACTCCACCGTAATAAGGAACTCAACCATCTGGAGGTCTATAATCGACGAGAAATGTGAGATAAGAAATTTAGAGCTCAAAAAGAGCATCGTCGGAGGACATGCGAAGATCCAGAGGGGAGACTAA